A DNA window from Peromyscus leucopus breed LL Stock chromosome 3, UCI_PerLeu_2.1, whole genome shotgun sequence contains the following coding sequences:
- the Tia1 gene encoding nucleolysin TIA-1 isoform X3, with the protein MATGKSKGYGFVSFFNKWDAENAIQQMGGQWLGGRQIRTNWATRKPPAPKSTYESNTKQLSYEEVVSQSSPSNCTVYCGGVTSGLTEQLMRQTFSPFGQIMEIRVFPDKGYSFVRFNSHESAAHAIVSVNGTTIEGHVVKCYWGKETLDMINPVQQQQNQIGYPPAYGQWGQWYGNAQQIGQYVPNGWQVPAYGMYGQPWSQQGFNQTQSSAPWMGPNYSVPPPQGQNGSMLPNQPAGYRVAGYETQ; encoded by the exons ATGGCTACAGGGAAGTCTAAGGGATACGGCTTTGTCTCCTTTTTCAACAAATGG GATGCAGAAAATGCCATTCAGCAGATGGGTGGCCAGTGGCTTGGTGGAAGACAAATCAGAACTAACTGGGCAACCCGAAAGCCTCCAGCTCCAAAGAGTACATATGAGT CAAACACCAAGCAGCTGTCGTACGAGGAGGTTGTCAGTCAGTCCAGCCCCAGCAACTGCACCGTGTACTGTGGAGGGGTGACGTCGGGACTGACAG AACAACTAATGCGTCAGACTTTTTCTCCATTTGGACAAATAATGGAAATTCGAGTCTTCCCAGATAAAGGATATTCATTTGTTCG gttcaattcccatgaAAGTGCAGCACATGCGATTGTTTCTGTTAATGGTACCACCATTGAAGGGCATGTGGTGAAATGCTATTGGGGCAAAGAGACTCTTGATATGATAAATCCCGTGCAACAG CAGCAAAATCAAATTGGATATCCACCAGCATATGGCCAGTGGGGCCAGTGGTATGGAAATGCACAACAGATTGGCCAGTATGTGCCTAATGGTTGGCAAGTACCTGCCTATGGAATGTATGGCCAGCCGTGGAGCCAGCAGGGATTCAA TCAGACCCAGTCTTCTGCACCATGGATGGGACCCAATTACAGTGTGCCGCCACCTCAAGGCCAAAATGGCAGCATGCTTCCTAATCAGCCTGCTGGGTATCGAGTGGCAGGGTATGAAACCCAGTGA